The Microlunatus antarcticus genome window below encodes:
- a CDS encoding DEAD/DEAH box helicase, with the protein MAIPIALSGTDMIGQARTGTGKTLAFGIVMLQRASAPGEAGYDELAKPGAPQGLVVCPTRELASQVSKDLSTAAALRPIRVLTVYGGVGYDAQLDALKNGVDVVVGTPGRLLDLADRRVLDLSHLKTLVLDEADEMLDLGFLPDVERLLAKTPASRQTMLFSATMPSAIVTLARRHLEHPVNIRAESADDETTVPATAQFVYQAHMLDKPEVVARILQAQDRGRVMIFSRTKRSAQRLTDDLVERGFEATSIHGDLNQVAREKALKRFREGKVDVLVATDVAARGIDVTGVTHVINYECPDDEKTYVHRIGRTGRAGASGIAITFVDWADQTRWKVINNALGLPFPEPEETYSTSAHLFHDMGIDPSAKGRLNEPTPEPPREREAGSRDRDRGRRRGEDRAEGRGSDAKGSSSKGADDKTEGKAEGRTEGAAPSRSRNRRRLRNGVVADESAATTDAAETPVVAAAAEPTATSGDVPVVEPTQQVETSDAAETATEGTGDGEATKRRRRRRGGRGRGRTEQGGAEASSDESGPADAAAPEASSSE; encoded by the coding sequence ATGGCCATCCCGATCGCGCTCTCGGGCACCGACATGATCGGTCAGGCGCGCACCGGCACCGGCAAGACGCTGGCCTTCGGCATCGTCATGCTGCAGCGCGCGTCGGCCCCGGGCGAGGCGGGCTACGACGAGCTGGCGAAGCCGGGCGCCCCGCAGGGCCTGGTCGTCTGCCCGACCCGCGAGCTCGCCAGCCAGGTCAGCAAGGACCTCTCGACCGCGGCCGCGCTGCGCCCGATCCGGGTGCTGACCGTCTACGGCGGCGTCGGCTACGACGCGCAGCTCGACGCGCTCAAGAACGGCGTCGACGTCGTGGTCGGGACGCCGGGCCGGCTCCTCGACCTCGCCGACCGCCGTGTCCTCGACCTCTCCCACCTCAAGACGCTGGTGCTGGACGAGGCCGACGAGATGCTCGACCTGGGCTTCCTGCCCGACGTCGAGCGCCTGCTGGCCAAGACGCCCGCGTCGCGCCAGACCATGCTCTTCTCGGCCACCATGCCGTCGGCGATCGTCACGCTGGCCCGCCGGCACCTGGAGCACCCCGTCAACATCCGGGCCGAGTCCGCCGACGACGAGACGACCGTCCCCGCGACGGCGCAGTTCGTCTACCAGGCGCACATGCTCGACAAGCCCGAGGTCGTGGCCCGCATCCTGCAGGCGCAGGACCGCGGACGCGTGATGATCTTCAGCCGCACCAAGCGTTCGGCTCAGCGGCTGACCGACGACCTCGTCGAGCGCGGCTTCGAGGCCACCTCGATCCACGGCGACCTCAACCAGGTGGCCCGCGAGAAGGCGCTGAAGCGCTTCCGCGAGGGCAAGGTCGACGTCCTCGTGGCCACCGACGTCGCCGCCCGCGGCATCGACGTCACCGGGGTCACGCACGTGATCAACTACGAGTGCCCGGACGACGAGAAGACGTACGTCCACCGCATCGGCCGCACCGGCCGCGCCGGCGCCTCGGGCATCGCGATCACCTTCGTCGACTGGGCCGACCAGACGCGGTGGAAGGTGATCAACAACGCGCTCGGGCTCCCGTTCCCGGAGCCGGAGGAGACCTACTCCACCTCCGCGCACCTCTTCCACGACATGGGCATCGACCCGTCCGCCAAGGGTCGGCTCAACGAGCCCACGCCCGAGCCGCCGCGCGAGCGTGAGGCCGGCAGCCGCGACCGGGACCGTGGTCGCCGTCGCGGTGAGGACCGCGCCGAGGGCCGCGGCTCCGACGCCAAGGGCTCCAGCAGCAAGGGCGCCGACGACAAGACCGAGGGCAAGGCCGAGGGCAGGACAGAGGGCGCGGCGCCGAGCCGCAGCCGCAACCGCCGCCGGCTGCGCAACGGCGTGGTCGCCGACGAGTCGGCCGCCACGACCGACGCCGCCGAGACCCCGGTCGTCGCCGCCGCGGCCGAGCCGACCGCGACGTCGGGCGACGTCCCCGTCGTCGAGCCCACGCAGCAGGTCGAGACCTCCGACGCGGCCGAGACCGCCACGGAGGGCACCGGCGACGGGGAGGCGACCAAGCGTCGCCGCCGCCGTCGTGGGGGCCGGGGCCGCGGCCGTACGGAGCAGGGTGGCGCCGAGGCGTCGTCCGACGAGTCCGGGCCGGCTGACGCGGCGGCTCCCGAGGCGTCGTCCTCGGAGTAG
- a CDS encoding PHP domain-containing protein — MRIDLHTHSNVSDGTDTPAELVVAARDAGLDVVALTDHDTFDGLDRAVAAGHEHGVEVVRGLELSCMRQGQSVHLLAFGADPEAAALAEEMVRVREGRTGRLRPVLDLLAGLGVPVTEEEVMAQVGSSPSVGRPHIADALVAAGWVADRTEAFDRFLADGGPAHVGRYAIEVAHGIDLVHAAGGVAVIAHPWGRGRAGLLPEAFLVELVEQHGLDGIEVDHQDHDAETRAELRALADRLGVLGTGSSDYHGTGKTDHDLGVNTTRPEVYDELRKRIRVAR; from the coding sequence ATGCGGATCGACCTCCACACCCACTCCAACGTCTCCGACGGCACCGACACCCCGGCCGAGCTGGTGGTGGCGGCGCGCGACGCCGGCCTCGACGTGGTGGCGCTGACCGACCACGACACGTTCGACGGGCTGGACCGCGCGGTCGCCGCCGGCCATGAGCACGGGGTCGAGGTCGTGCGCGGCCTCGAGCTCTCCTGCATGCGGCAGGGGCAGAGCGTGCACCTGCTGGCGTTCGGGGCCGACCCCGAGGCGGCGGCGCTGGCCGAGGAGATGGTGCGGGTGCGCGAGGGCCGGACCGGGCGGCTGCGTCCGGTGCTGGACCTCCTGGCCGGGCTCGGGGTGCCGGTGACGGAGGAGGAGGTGATGGCCCAGGTCGGGTCCTCACCCTCCGTGGGTCGTCCGCACATCGCCGACGCGCTGGTCGCGGCGGGCTGGGTCGCCGACAGGACGGAGGCGTTCGACCGGTTCCTCGCCGACGGCGGGCCCGCGCACGTCGGGCGCTACGCCATCGAGGTCGCCCACGGGATCGACCTCGTGCACGCGGCCGGCGGGGTCGCCGTCATCGCGCACCCCTGGGGGCGCGGCCGGGCCGGGCTGCTGCCGGAGGCGTTCCTGGTCGAGCTCGTCGAGCAGCACGGGCTCGACGGCATCGAGGTGGACCACCAGGACCACGACGCGGAGACGCGCGCCGAGCTTCGGGCGCTGGCCGACCGGCTCGGCGTGCTGGGCACGGGCTCCAGCGACTACCACGGGACCGGCAAGACCGACCACGACCTCGGGGTGAACACGACCCGCCCCGAGGTGTACGACGAGCTGCGCAAGCGCATCCGCGTCGCCCGCTGA
- a CDS encoding DUF4397 domain-containing protein, whose product MTVRAPRRLLVLVLMLGTTLGLAGLTAAPSFAANEATLYVVQGLPGRSVDVKVDGKQVASGVKTAAVVGPFKVKPGSREVTFSDAGTELLSRKFDVKARSSWDVVVHLPGGGSTEPTVTVFRNDTSSVPRGKAELVVAHTATVPAADVRVNGKVLFSNIANGEALNLTVPVATYKVAITPTGKTSPVYLGPVSLTVKGGAVNRVYALGDPDNNTMNVAVHVLATGSSGSERPKKVDTGSGGEAAGAVRFLAKLTR is encoded by the coding sequence ATGACCGTACGCGCGCCGCGTCGGCTTCTCGTCCTGGTGCTGATGCTCGGCACCACGCTCGGACTGGCGGGCCTGACCGCCGCTCCGAGCTTCGCCGCCAACGAGGCGACCCTGTACGTCGTCCAGGGTCTGCCGGGTCGTAGCGTCGACGTGAAGGTCGACGGCAAGCAGGTGGCGTCCGGGGTCAAGACCGCGGCCGTCGTCGGTCCGTTCAAGGTCAAGCCCGGGTCGCGCGAGGTGACCTTCAGCGACGCCGGGACCGAGCTGCTGAGCCGCAAGTTCGACGTCAAGGCCCGGTCCAGCTGGGACGTCGTGGTCCACCTGCCGGGCGGCGGGTCGACCGAGCCCACCGTCACCGTGTTCCGCAACGACACCTCGTCCGTCCCGCGCGGCAAGGCCGAGCTGGTCGTGGCGCACACCGCGACGGTGCCGGCCGCGGACGTCCGCGTGAACGGCAAGGTCCTCTTCTCCAACATCGCGAACGGCGAGGCGCTGAACCTCACCGTCCCGGTCGCCACCTACAAGGTGGCGATCACCCCGACCGGCAAGACCTCGCCGGTCTACCTCGGCCCGGTCAGCCTGACCGTCAAGGGCGGCGCCGTGAACCGCGTCTACGCCCTCGGCGACCCCGACAACAACACGATGAACGTCGCCGTCCACGTGCTGGCCACCGGCTCGTCCGGCTCCGAGCGGCCGAAGAAGGTCGACACCGGCTCCGGCGGCGAGGCCGCCGGCGCGGTCCGCTTCCTCGCCAAGCTGACTCGTTGA
- a CDS encoding class F sortase gives MSHRPGPTTRRAGPVAVLALALALAACGGADPAVVAQPPAPAPAPTSTAAPDGEAPPAAVGRSAASNRITFVPDRVVLPGGAAAPVQPAATRDGELQVPEDVQHVGWWDGSAEAGDPFGNTVVAGHVDSATDGLGFFSRLLSLTKGETVTLRGPDGHHLAYTITSIRTIKKDALATGSAAFDQTGDPHLVLITCGGDYRRGDGGYDSNVVVTATPKGLAR, from the coding sequence TTGAGCCACCGCCCGGGCCCGACGACGCGGCGCGCCGGGCCGGTGGCGGTCCTCGCCCTCGCGCTCGCCCTGGCGGCGTGCGGCGGCGCGGACCCGGCCGTCGTGGCCCAGCCGCCCGCCCCGGCTCCGGCGCCCACCAGCACCGCGGCGCCGGACGGGGAAGCCCCCCCGGCCGCCGTCGGGCGGTCAGCGGCGAGCAACCGCATCACGTTCGTGCCCGACCGGGTGGTCCTGCCCGGGGGCGCCGCGGCACCCGTCCAGCCTGCGGCCACCCGGGACGGGGAGCTCCAGGTCCCCGAGGACGTGCAGCACGTCGGCTGGTGGGACGGCAGCGCCGAGGCCGGTGACCCCTTCGGGAACACGGTCGTCGCGGGCCACGTCGACTCCGCGACCGACGGGCTGGGCTTCTTCTCCCGACTGCTGAGCCTGACCAAGGGCGAGACGGTGACGTTGCGCGGGCCCGACGGGCACCACCTCGCGTACACGATCACGTCGATCCGGACGATCAAGAAGGACGCGCTCGCCACGGGGAGCGCCGCCTTCGACCAGACCGGGGACCCGCACCTGGTGCTCATCACGTGCGGCGGCGACTACCGCCGCGGCGACGGCGGCTACGACAGCAACGTGGTGGTGACCGCGACGCCGAAGGGCCTGGCCCGCTAG
- a CDS encoding oxidoreductase, producing the protein MTDATRPTAALAGTYDLAGYQVNRIGFGAMQLPGPGVMGPPKDHDDAIAVLRRAVELGVNHIDTAQFYGPDVSNALIREALHPYADDLAIVSKVGARRDTKGQWLPALTPEAVREDVEANLRALGTERLAAVNLRLQEHPVPGQAPLEDLLAAMVAMREEGLIAGVGISTADHDQVVQAIEQAAVVTVQNAYSLLDRSDEAVLRLCSDHGISYVPYFPLGSAFPGMKKVVDDATVQAVAQETDATPAQVGLAWLLAHDESVLLIPGTSSVAHLEQNLAVASVQLSDSQLARLDAIAAPSEG; encoded by the coding sequence ATGACCGACGCCACCCGCCCCACCGCCGCCCTCGCCGGCACGTACGACCTCGCCGGCTACCAGGTGAACCGCATCGGCTTCGGCGCGATGCAGCTCCCCGGCCCGGGCGTGATGGGTCCGCCCAAGGACCACGACGACGCGATCGCCGTGCTGCGGCGCGCGGTCGAGCTGGGCGTCAACCACATCGACACGGCGCAGTTCTACGGCCCCGACGTCTCCAACGCGCTGATCCGCGAGGCGCTGCACCCCTACGCCGACGACCTCGCGATCGTCTCCAAGGTCGGCGCCCGCCGGGACACGAAGGGCCAGTGGCTGCCGGCTCTCACGCCCGAGGCCGTGCGCGAGGACGTCGAGGCCAACCTCCGTGCGCTCGGCACCGAGCGCCTCGCCGCCGTCAACCTGCGCCTGCAGGAGCACCCGGTGCCCGGGCAGGCCCCGCTCGAGGACCTGCTGGCGGCGATGGTCGCCATGCGCGAGGAGGGCCTGATCGCCGGCGTCGGCATCTCGACCGCCGACCACGACCAGGTCGTGCAGGCCATCGAGCAGGCCGCGGTCGTCACGGTCCAGAACGCCTACAGCCTGCTGGACCGCAGCGACGAGGCCGTGCTCCGGCTCTGCTCCGACCACGGGATCTCGTACGTGCCCTACTTCCCGCTGGGCTCCGCCTTCCCGGGGATGAAGAAGGTCGTCGACGACGCGACGGTCCAGGCCGTCGCGCAGGAGACGGACGCGACGCCGGCGCAGGTCGGGCTCGCCTGGCTGCTCGCGCACGACGAGAGCGTCCTGCTCATCCCCGGCACGTCGTCGGTCGCCCACCTCGAGCAGAACCTGGCCGTGGCCTCGGTCCAGCTCAGCGACAGCCAGCTCGCCCGGCTCGACGCGATCGCCGCGCCCTCGGAGGGGTAG